The genomic region ACCGCATCCCCGGCTGGTACACCGAGTCCACCCGCTTCGCCACCACACCCTCAAGCCCCTGCTCACGACTCGCCGCCAGCACCGCGGCACCATCGGTGTCATACGACGGGGGAGTGAGCCACGTCGGGCCCTTCAGCTCCAACCCCCGGAGCAACTCCCGGCGCTTCACGAAAGGAAGCTGCAACAAGGACGTGCCATCAAGGTGCAACAGGTCGAACAGCAACAACGTGATCGGGTACTGACGAGCCGCCCGCCGCGCCGCATCCGACTTGCTCACGTGCATCCGGTTCTGCAACGCGCTGAAACTCGGCCGCCCGTCCCGCAACGCCACGATCTCACCGTCGAGCAACGCCTCCGTCGACCCCAGCTGCTCACCCACCGCCTGCAGCTCCGGATACGCCACCGTGATGTCGTTGCCCAACCGCGACCACGCCTGCACCCGGCCACCCTCGACCCGCAGGATCGCCCGGACACCATCCCACTTGAACTCATACGCCCACTGGTCGTCATCATCGGCCGGCAGGGGACCCGGCACCGCCAGCATCGGCTTCACCTGCTCGGGAAGCACCTGCCAGTCCGGCCGCGCATTCGCATGCCGGCGCTTCACCATCCAGTTCTTCCCGTCCTCACCCGAACGGAAGAACACGAACTGCCCCTCGACCCGACCCCCGCGCAAGACCACGTCGACCTCACGGTCAGACCACTTCACCGTCTCATAACGGCCGTGGTCCCAGATGAACATCGACCCGCCGCCGTACTCACCCTTCGGAATCTCACCCGAGAACTCCGCGTACTCCAACGGGTGATCCTCGGTGTGCACCGCCAGCCGCACCACATCCGTCGTCGGCGGCAACCCCTTCGGCACCGCCCACGACACCAGCACACCACCCCGCTCCAACCGCACATCCCAATGCAGGCTCGACGCGTGGTGCTCCTGAATCACGAACGTGTCATCGTCGCCCCGCGGAAGCGCGGCGGCATCAGGCACGGGCTCCGGCGTCCTGCCCGGATCCCGCTTGCGCCGGTACTCGTCGAGCCCGGCCATCTACGCCGACGAAGCCTTCTTCTTCGGAGCCGACTTCTTCTCCGACGCCCCCTTACGACCCGCCTTCGCCTTCTCGACGCTGCGCTCCAACGCCGTCATCAGGTCGATCACATCACCCTTGTCCTCCGACTCGGGCTGCTCAGGCAACTCCGCACCCTCCGCCTTCGCCGCGATCACCTTCTCCAGCGCATCCCGGTAGTCATCGGTGAACGTGCCTGGATCGAAATCACCCGCCATCGACTCCACCAGCGACGTCGCCATCTTCAACTCCTGCGGCCGCACCTCCACATCGGAGTCCAGGAAGTCGAACTCCGCCTTGCGGATCTCGTCCGGCCACAACATCGTGTGCAACACCAGCACGTCCTCACGCGCCCGCACCGTCGCCAGGGTCTCCTTCTGCCGCATCGTGATCTTCACGACCGCCATCTGACCCGTCTTCACCAACGCCTCGCGCAACAACACGTACGGCCGCGCCGCCGCCTTGTCCGGCTCCAGGTAGTACGTCTTCTGGAAGTAGATCGGATCGATCTCCTCCGCCGGCACGAACTCCAGCACCTCGATCGACTTGTCCGTCTTCACCGGCAGCTTCTCGAAGTCCTCGTTCTCCATGATCACCATCCGGCCGTCGTCCAACTCATAGCCCTTGGTGATGTCGCCGTACTCCACCTCATCGCCGCACACCGAACAGACACGCTTGTACTTGATGCGCCCGCCATCCTCACGGTGCACCTGGTTGAAACGGAAGTCGTGCTCCTCGACAGCCGTGTAGAGGCGCACGGCGATCGTCACCAACCCGAAGGAGATGGCCCCACGCCACACGGATCTCATTCTCACTGAGTACCCCTGAAATGCGGTTTTCGCACTATCAGGTCACCCACTCGGCCTAACGATCCGGCAACAGGGCGACCCCGGCTCCACCAGCAGAATGCCCCGCACCACTGGAACCCGGCTAGGACCCGCCGTCCTCCTGCGACACCCGGCCCAACGCCCGATACGTCCGATTGCTCGCCACCGCCGCCCGCCGCTCCCGCGCCGTCGCCTCGATGTAGTTCTGACTCGTCGCCAAACTCGCATGCCCCAGCAACACCATGATCTCGCTCGCCGACGCCCCGTCCTCCGCCAACCGCGTCGCGAACGTGTGCCTGAGCGCATGCAAACTCGCCCCCGTCGGCACCCGGTCGTGCAACCCCGCCCACCGGAAACACGACTTCACCAGGTACTCCAACCCACCCCGCCCGATCGGCTCACCATGCCGATCCCGCAACAACGCGCTGTCCCGGTCAAACCGCCCCTGCGGAAACCGCTTCCGGCAGCTCACCAGGTACGCGTCCACGATCCGCTCCATCGGCGGCTCGATCGGCACACTCCGATCCCGGTTGCCCTTGCCCTTCACGTGCAACCTCCGGTCACCCTCACGCCCCACGACCGACGCCAGCGTGAGCGTCCGCATCTCCGCACTCCGCAACCCCGCCACCAAACCCAGCGCGATCACCAGCACGTCCCGCTCCGGCCACGGGTCACGACCCTTCCTGGCACCCTCCGCCGCAGCCGTCAGCAGCTCTTCAGGCGTGTCCTCACCGCGCAACGGCTTGGGAATCAGGGGAGGGGTCTTCGGCCGGGCGACCGCACCCATCGGGTTCCCGGCGATCAGGTCCTCGGCCACGCAGAACGTCAGGAACTGGTTCCACGTCGACCACGCCCGCAACACCGAGCTCTTGGCATGGGTGTCCGCGAACAACCCGAAAGCCTGACGCAGGTTCCCGCCGGTGAGGTCGGCGATCGTCAGGTCCTCGGCAGGGGAGTGGAGCGCCTCGGCGAGCAGCACGGTGATGCCCTGGAGATCCCGCTGGTAGGCGGCGGTGGTGTGCGGCGAGTCCTTCCGCGACCGGCGGGCGAGGAAGAAGGCGTCCTGAGCGGCGAGCACGTGCATATGGATCTTGTACCGCACGACACCGACAATTCCCGCACTCGTGCTGGATAATGGCGATTATGCATGAAATGTCCGTTTCGCCGGACTTGGGCGGTCGACTGTGCGGCGGATGTTCTGCGGGGAGCCCGCGTCACGATTCACCGGTTCGTGCGTCTCTTCCACAACCAGTCGATGCCGACCGCGCTCCGGCATCGCCGAGGTTCGAGGTTCAGGCGTCTGCCGGGGTGTCGGTCAACCTGCCCGTCGGCGACACCCGCAGACGCACCTGACGCCAGTCGGTTCGCCGGCCGGATTCGGCCTCTCTCGGACGATCTTCGCAGGTCGCCGTTTCGCCGATAATCTACATTATGTCAAGTAACGTGGATTCGCCGCCGGTGGAGCCCTCCTCCCGCCATCATCGGCCGCATGTCGTCCGACTGGGACCGGTTCCTCGAGTGCGCACCCTGGTTCGTCCAACCCGGTGAGGCCGTCGAGGTCGGCTCGCCCGGCCCGTGGGCGCGCGGTGGTGTGGACGGTTTGCCCGAGCTGTCCGCTCTGCTGGCCGCTGCGTCCGTGACGCCGTTGTCCGCGGCGGGTCGTTCGCTGGAGTTGCTGTCCTGGGGTCGTTCTGGTGAGCGGTACGGCTGGGTGTCGTTGCCGCGCCGGTAGATGCTCCGGTGGGCGTGCCGGAGGTGCTGCGCCGGTTCTGGAGTGTGTGCGGTGGCGTGGTCGAGTGGTTCGCGGAGCCGAAGACGTGGTGGTACTGCCATACCGAGGTGTTGACGGTGTCGGCGGCGAGGCACGGGCTGGCGTCGGTCGTCGCGGAGTACGAGTGGATGTGGCGGGATGCGGGTCTGGTGGTGCCGGTGGAGGCGATGCGGTCTTACGTCACCGTGGCGATAGAGGCCAACGGGATCATGACCGCGGCTCATCGCGATACGGGTGATCTGGTGTTGTTCGCGCCGGATCATTCGTTCGACGGTGTGACGCCGTTGCGGGGGTCGCCGCCGTTGTCGTTGTACGGGTTCGACGAGGTGCCGGATGTGGCGGCGTGGGTCGAGGTGTGTGCTCGGGCGTGGCGTCCGGAGGTGGTCTGACCTGGGCCTCTCCCCTGTTGAAATGATCTTGTCAGGGGTGCTTGGCACACTTGGGTTCATGCGATTCGCGATCTATGTGCCGTGTTTTGGTCCGGAGCTGGGTGATCCGTCGGTGTTGGTGTCGCTGGCGGTCGCGGCGGAGGAGGCGGGCTGGGACGGGTTCTTCCTGTGGGACCACGTGGTGGTGCCGGAGGAGCCGGTGGTGGCGGATGTGTGGGTGACGTTGGGTGCGGTGGCGGCGCGGACGTCGTCGATCCGGTTGGGGCCGATGGTGACGTCGTTGGGGCGGCGGCGGCCGTGGAAGGTGGCGTTGGAGGCGTCGTCGTTGCAGCGGTTGTCGGGTGGTCGGTTGACGCTCGGCATCGGTGCGGGTGTGCCGCAGGACTTCGTGCCGTTCGGTGAGTCGTTGTCCCGGGCGGAGGCGATGTCGGAGGGTGTGGAGCTGCTGCGGGCGTTGTTGTCCGGTGAGGTGGTTGATTACCGGGGTTCGGTGTTCCGTGCGGAGGGTGTGCGGTTCGCGCCGGTGGACGTGCCGATCTGGGTGGGTGGTATGTGGCCGCGGCAGGCGCCGTTCCGTGCGGCTGCTCTGGCGGATGGTCTGGTGCCGGCGGTGTTCGACGAGTCGGGTTTGGCGGTGGTCTCCCCTGCTGATGCGGCGCGGATCAGGGCGGAGTTCGTGGCGTCGGGTGGGCCGGTTGGCGGCGATCTGGCGGTGTGGGGTCCGGGGTTGTCGGATGTGGGTGCGTATGAGGAGGCGGGGGTGACGTGGGTGTTCACCGATGGTGGTGTGTCGTCGTTGGGTGAGTTGCGGGCGTTCGTGGCGGCTGGTCCCCCGCGGTGAGGGTCGGGTGTGGTGGGGGTCAGGCGTGGAGGCCTTCGAGGAGGGTGTCGAGGTAGCGGTGGGCGGAGGTGATGCGGTCGTCGGGTTTGTCGCCGTGGACGAGGACGGCGTAGGCGATGCCGCACATGAGGGGGACGATGTCGCTGTCGTGGACGGTGGGGCGGACGTGGCCTGCGTCGCGGGCGCGGGCGAAGAGGGCGTTGCCGATTGACCAGAGTTGTTGTTTGAGCTCGGTGGTGTGTGGGAGTGCGTCGGTGGTGGCGGCGACGACTTTGACCATGGAGGGGTCGGTGACCTGGGCTTCGACGGTGCGTTCGAGGAAGTCGCGCAGGGCGTGCCAGGGGTCGTCGGCGGTGAGTGCTTGCCGGCCGTGTGCGGTGAGGTGTTCGAGGCGGGGGGTGGCGATGGTTTCGAGGAGTGCTTCGGTGGTGGCGAAGTGGCGGTAGACGGTGCCGACGCCGAGTCCGGCTCGGCGTGCGACGTCGTTGAGCTGGAGGGGGGTGCCTTCGTCGACGAGTTCGCGGGCCACGGCGGTGATGCGGTCCCAGTTGCGGGCGGCGTCCTTGCGCTGTGGCGGCATGCGACCAGTCTATTTGGATAGCCCATCCGGATCTGGGTGGCTGGGCCCGAGTGGCGCGTGCCGTTCACTGAGTCGGCGGACGGCGTCGATCACGCTGGGTTGTTGTGCGGCGCGGTGGGGGGTGGTGGGTTTCCCGTTCGGCCCGATGAGGACACCCGTTCGGCCGTGCAGTGCCGGGTCGGTGGCGGCGATGATCGAGGGCCGTGCGGCGTGGGCGGCGGGGCCGGCGGTGGAGCGGGCGAACTTGCGCTTGACCAGTGGCCAGAGCAGGCGCAGTGGTGGCGAGACGATGTTCGGGTCGCTCATGGTGCCGTTGGTCATGTCGGTGGCTGCTCCCCCTGGGTCGGCGGCGAGCACGGTGATGGCGTCGGTGCGCGTACTGAGGTCGAGGGTGTAAGCGAGGTTTGCGAGCTTGGCGCGCCCGTACCAGTGGAAGCCGTAGTAGCCGCCGGGCGGTTCGACGTGGTTGAAGGTCTTCTTGGCCGCGACGACGGCTCCGGAGGTCACGTTGACGACGCGTCCGGTGATCACGGGGAGCAGCAGCTCGGTGAGCAGGTAGGGCGAGAGGTGGTTGACGACGAACGACGCCTCGACGCCGTCGATCTGCTGGCGGCGCGGGAACATCGCGCCGACGTTGTTGACGAGCACGTCGAGCGGCCCTTCGTCGGTGAGCGTCTTCGCGAGCGCGCGCACCTCGCTCAGTGAGGCGAGGTCGGCGCGGAGAAACCGTGCCTCTCCCCCGATCCGCGCGACTGCCTCCTCCCCTCGCCGCGGGTCGCGTCCGACGACGGTGACGGCGAAGCCTTCTCGTGCGAGTCCTTTCGCGGTCTCCAGTCCGATGCCGGCGGTTCCGGCGGTTACCACGGCCGTGCGTGTCATCACGTCTCCAATGCGGATAGTCGATCCGTTTTGAACGCTAGCACATCCGGATGAACTATCCACTTCGCTCGTGCGCAAGAATCCCCGCTCGTGGACCTCGCCGTGATCGCCCAGGCCGCGGGCATGTTCGCCGTCACCAACGTCGACGACCTGGTTGTCCTGGCCCTGTTCTTCGCCCGCGCCCGCTCCGCCTGGCAGGTCGTGGCCGGCCAGTACCTGGGCTTCGCGGGCATCCTCGTGGTGGCGGTGATGGGCTCACTCGGCGCTTCCCTGCTTCCCGAGCACGCCCGCCCCTGGCTCGGTCTGATCCCCCTGGCGCTGGGCTTGAAGGCGGCGTGGGCGTTGTGGCGCGGTGGCGACGACGAGGACGACCCCGACGCGGCCCCCGGCGTCCTGGCGGTCGCGGGCGTGACCCTGGCCAACGGCGGCGACAACATCGGCGTCTACGTCCCCGTCTTCACCGTGACCGACGCCCTCTGGCTCTACGTCACGGTCTTCCTGGTCCTCGTCGGCGTGTGGTGCCTGGCCGGCTGGTTCCTCGCCTCCCGTCAGGTCGTCGCCCGCGCGCTGGCCAAGTGGGGCCACCTCGCCCTGCCGGTGGTGCTGATCGGCATTGGGCTGTTGGTGTTGTTCTCCGGCTGAGCACGCGGCTCATCGGGTAAGAACCTTCGGGTGCGAAGGACCTACAGCTACACCGAGGCCGTGCAGATCCTCGGCGGCAAGGACCACCCGGTCGTGGCCGCCATGGACAAGGCCCTGGGCGGGGCGCTGCTCGCGGGGTCGCTCGGTCTGTGGCAGGTGCTGGACCTGTTCGACGCCAAGCCGGACTTCACCCGCCTGTTCTCCGAGCTGGTCACCAAGCTGTCCGACAAGAGGCGCGGTCTGAGCCGCTACGACCGCACCCAGCGCCTTGCCGCCGCGCACGCGGTCGTGGTGATGACGGCGTTCTTCGAGTCCCTGCAGGCGCTGGAACTCCCGTTCCGCCTCTCGCCCGCCGACACCGAGCACGTCCACGGCTTCGCGCCGTTCGAACAGTCGCTGCCGCTGCCCAAAGCCGGTCGCCCCTACGAGGACAATCTGCGCCGGATCGCCGAGTTGTACGAACACCTCACCGCGGACACGTCATCGGTGCTGCTGGCGCTCAGCCACTGGGACCAGCTGACCGAGACCGAGGCCGGCCGGGTGCTGACCCAGCTCGCCCCGCTGCCGGGCCGTGCCCTCGCCCGCTACGAGGAGCTGTTCCGCCAGCTCGCCGTCGACTTCCCGGAGATCGCGTTCTGGTGCTCCCTCGAGGACCACCGCGGCACCCGAGCCGCCCTCGCGCGCCTGGAGGAGGTTCTGCGCGAGACGACCACCGACATCACCGCCGACACCCGCCAGACCGAGCTGTGCGCCGTCTACCGGGCCGCCCTGGACCGCCCGCTGCTCAGGTCCGGCGACATCCCTAACGGCCTGCGCGTGCCGACCCTGGGTGAGGCGTACGTCGACCCGCGCTTCCAGGTGCTGGGCAGCAGCGACCGCCCGCTGGTCCCCTCGATCGCCGACTCCTGGGCGGACGTCCCGGAGCGTGCGGACCTCGACGGCTTCCTCGCCGGTCACCTGACCTCGCCGCGCGCGTGCAACGCTCCCCTGCTGGTCCTGGGCGACCCCGGCTCCGGCAAGTCGGTGCTGACCGAGATGCTCGCCGCCCGGTTACCCGCCTCCGACTTCGCCGTCGTCCGCATCGAGCTGCGCGACACCCCGGTCGACGCCGACCTCGTGCGCCAGGTCGAACACGGCCTGCACCACCTGCTGGACGACCAGGTCAGCTGGGCCGGCTTCTCCCGTCGAACGGGTGGCGCGGTGCCGGTGGTGATCCTCGACGGCCTGGACGAGCTGATGCAGGCCACCGGTGTCGGCCAGACCCGGTACCTGACGACGATCGCCGAGTTCCAGGAGAGGCTGCGGGCCAAGGGGCGTCCGGCGATCTTCGTGGTGACGAGCCGGTTGAGCGTCTGCGCGGGGATGGAGCTGCCGCCGTGGTCGTCGGTGGTGCGGTTGCTGCCGTTCTCGGACGACCAGGTCCGCCAGTGGCTCGACGTGTGGAACGCGTCCAACCCTCCGTTGCCCGCCGAGGTGGCGTTGTCGTACCCGGATCTCGCCGCCCAGCCGCTGTTGTTGCTGATGCTGGCGCTGTTCGAGGCGGTCGACGGCTCCCTGCAACGGGACCGCGCCTCGCTGAGCCAGGCCCAGCTCTACGAACGCCTGCTGTCCCGTTTCGCCGAACGCGAGATCACCAAGTCCGGGGCCTCCCGCTCGGCCGCCGACGTGCGGGCCGATGTCGAGTTCGAGCTGGACCGGCTGTCGGTGGTGGCACTGGCGATGTTCAACCGTGGCGCCCAGTGGGTGACCGAACAGCAGGTCTCGGCTGACCTGGCGGTGCTGCTGGAGGTGGAGTCGGCGGACCGGTCGGTGGGGACGCGGACGCCGTTGTCGGCGGGTGAGCTGGCGCTGGGGCGGTTCTTCTTCGTGCAGAAGTCGGAGGCGGTGCGCGGGGACGACACCCGGCTGGCGACCTACGAGTTCCTGCACGCCACCTTCGGCGAGTACCTGGTGGCGCGGTTCGCGTGGCGGACGTTGCTGGAGCTGCACCGGGAGGATTCGGCCCGGTCGCGGCGGAAGTCCACTGTGGATGACACGGAGCTGTACTCGGTGTTGTCGTACATGACGTTGACGACGAGCCAGCCGGTGCTCGGCTTCCTGCGCAACCTGTCGGTCGGTTCCGATCGTGATGGTTTGTTCGGCTTGGTGGTGCGGCTGCTCGCGACGCGCGACGACCGACGGCTCTCCCGTGGCACCTACGAACCCGTGCCCACGGTGGATTCCGTGCGCGATGCCAGATATGCGGTGAACTTGGTCGTACTGGCGTTGCTGCTGCGACGACGGATCTACGCCTCGGACATCGGCTTCCACGTGGACGACTGGCAGCGGGCCGCGTTGTTCTGGAAGTCACGGCTGCCCAGGGCGGAGTGGGCGAGCGTCGTCAGGATGCTGTGGGTCGACCGGGACCCGGACCGCCACTTCTCCGTGAGCCTGAGCGGTCCGAAGCGGTCGACAGGGGTGGTGGGCATTGGGACGACTGAGCCTTACCTCACCCTGGACGAGGTTGGCCTCATGATCCGGGAGGCGCTGGCGCCGCTGATCTCCGCCTACGGGTTTCGGGTGGCGGCAGCATTGGTCGAACTGTCGGCCGCCACGGTCCACGACTGGTTGCCCGCGCTCACCCTGCTCGCGGACGCTTCTCCTCCCGAGGACCTGCTCGTCAGGGAGGTGAGCGCGCGGCTCGGCCGGGGCGGTGACGATCGTGCGATTCTCGCGGAGTTCAGCGGCATCCCGTTCAACCAGTGTCCCGAAGCGCTGGACGCCATGCTGCGGCTGCACGAGCAGGACTCGCCGGTGCTGTCCGAGGACTGGCGGATCAGGGGCAGCCTGGTCGTGCTGGTGCGTGAAGCGTTGGAGGCACCTGAGCAGGTTTGGCCGGACCTGCTCAAGCGGGCCACAGCGGCCGCGCACGACTTGGGTCTGCAACGGCCTCCGACAAAGCCGCCGCCAGCCCCGACAGATCCTCCTCGCTGAGGTCCCTCTCCCCCACCCTGCGCAACACCTCCGTCCGCGAGCACACCACCACCGCCCCCAGGCACGCCCCCAACTCCGCCGCCGCCACGATCTCGGGCACCCCGTTGTGCACGACCAGGATCGGGTCGAGGGTCTCGGTGTAGAGCAGGTGCTCGATGTCCCGCCCGGTGATGGCCATGGTCAGTCTTGTACGGCGCGGGCGTAGCGGGCCGCAAGGGTGCGAACGTGTGCAACCAGGTCGGGTGGTGAGGTGACTTCGAAGTCGAAGCCGAGCATGCTGATCCACACCGCGAGGGTCTCGACGGAGTCGGAGCCGGTCACGAGCACGCAGGAGGTCTCGTCGACGGCTTCGACGGTGCCGATGGCCGGGCTGATGCGGGCGATGACGTCGTGTGCCGGGGCGTGGACGGTGACGCGGGCGAGGTAGCGCCAGGCGGCTGAGGTCACCCGGGAGGCGACGAAGGTGGTGGCGTCGAACTCGCGTGGGGTGAAGCGGGGGCCGTGGGGTGGTGTGGGGCGGGTGATGCGGTCGACGCGGAAGCTGCGCCAGTCCTGCTTGTCGGCGTCCCAGGCGACGAGGTACCAGCGGCGGCCCCAGTTGACGAGGCGGTGTGGTTCGGCGCGGCGGCGGGTGGGGGTGCCGTCGTGGGCTGTGTAGTCGAAGCGGATGGTGTCGCTGTCGCGGCAGGCGGCGGCGAGGGTGGTGAGCAGTTCGGGGTCCACGGCGGGGGCCGGGGTGTCCCTGGGAACGGACTCGACGCCGTCGAGTGCGGAGACGCGGTGGCGCAGGCGGGACGGCAGGACCTGTTCGAGTTTGAGCAGGGCGCGCAGGGAGACCTCCTCCAGGCCGGTGACCGGGGTGGTGCGCAGGGCCACGGCGACGGCGACGGCCTCGTTGTCGTCGAGCAGCAGCGGGGGTAGTTCGGCGCCGGCGCCGAGGCGGTAGCCGCCGAAGCTTCCGGTGGTGGCGTTGACGGGGTAGCCGAGCTCGCGCAGCCGGTCGACGTCGCGGCGGACGGTGCGGGGGCTGATCCGCAGCTCGTCGGCGAGCTCGGAGCCCTGCCAGTCGCGGCGGGACTGCAGCAGTGCG from Lentzea guizhouensis harbors:
- the ligD gene encoding non-homologous end-joining DNA ligase; protein product: MAGLDEYRRKRDPGRTPEPVPDAAALPRGDDDTFVIQEHHASSLHWDVRLERGGVLVSWAVPKGLPPTTDVVRLAVHTEDHPLEYAEFSGEIPKGEYGGGSMFIWDHGRYETVKWSDREVDVVLRGGRVEGQFVFFRSGEDGKNWMVKRRHANARPDWQVLPEQVKPMLAVPGPLPADDDDQWAYEFKWDGVRAILRVEGGRVQAWSRLGNDITVAYPELQAVGEQLGSTEALLDGEIVALRDGRPSFSALQNRMHVSKSDAARRAARQYPITLLLFDLLHLDGTSLLQLPFVKRRELLRGLELKGPTWLTPPSYDTDGAAVLAASREQGLEGVVAKRVDSVYQPGMRSPVWRKITDLMAQEVVIGGWRMGEGKRAGVIGALLLGIPRGDGLAFAGSVGTGFNDAELAVLTPRLKALARRSSPFVTEMPRERSRGAKWVEPELVAEVVFRQWTPDGRMRFPAWRGLRPDKSPEEVRRVEQ
- a CDS encoding Ku protein; amino-acid sequence: MRSVWRGAISFGLVTIAVRLYTAVEEHDFRFNQVHREDGGRIKYKRVCSVCGDEVEYGDITKGYELDDGRMVIMENEDFEKLPVKTDKSIEVLEFVPAEEIDPIYFQKTYYLEPDKAAARPYVLLREALVKTGQMAVVKITMRQKETLATVRAREDVLVLHTMLWPDEIRKAEFDFLDSDVEVRPQELKMATSLVESMAGDFDPGTFTDDYRDALEKVIAAKAEGAELPEQPESEDKGDVIDLMTALERSVEKAKAGRKGASEKKSAPKKKASSA
- a CDS encoding tyrosine-type recombinase/integrase, producing MRYKIHMHVLAAQDAFFLARRSRKDSPHTTAAYQRDLQGITVLLAEALHSPAEDLTIADLTGGNLRQAFGLFADTHAKSSVLRAWSTWNQFLTFCVAEDLIAGNPMGAVARPKTPPLIPKPLRGEDTPEELLTAAAEGARKGRDPWPERDVLVIALGLVAGLRSAEMRTLTLASVVGREGDRRLHVKGKGNRDRSVPIEPPMERIVDAYLVSCRKRFPQGRFDRDSALLRDRHGEPIGRGGLEYLVKSCFRWAGLHDRVPTGASLHALRHTFATRLAEDGASASEIMVLLGHASLATSQNYIEATARERRAAVASNRTYRALGRVSQEDGGS
- a CDS encoding LLM class flavin-dependent oxidoreductase — protein: MRFAIYVPCFGPELGDPSVLVSLAVAAEEAGWDGFFLWDHVVVPEEPVVADVWVTLGAVAARTSSIRLGPMVTSLGRRRPWKVALEASSLQRLSGGRLTLGIGAGVPQDFVPFGESLSRAEAMSEGVELLRALLSGEVVDYRGSVFRAEGVRFAPVDVPIWVGGMWPRQAPFRAAALADGLVPAVFDESGLAVVSPADAARIRAEFVASGGPVGGDLAVWGPGLSDVGAYEEAGVTWVFTDGGVSSLGELRAFVAAGPPR
- a CDS encoding TetR/AcrR family transcriptional regulator yields the protein MPPQRKDAARNWDRITAVARELVDEGTPLQLNDVARRAGLGVGTVYRHFATTEALLETIATPRLEHLTAHGRQALTADDPWHALRDFLERTVEAQVTDPSMVKVVAATTDALPHTTELKQQLWSIGNALFARARDAGHVRPTVHDSDIVPLMCGIAYAVLVHGDKPDDRITSAHRYLDTLLEGLHA
- a CDS encoding SDR family NAD(P)-dependent oxidoreductase, giving the protein MTRTAVVTAGTAGIGLETAKGLAREGFAVTVVGRDPRRGEEAVARIGGEARFLRADLASLSEVRALAKTLTDEGPLDVLVNNVGAMFPRRQQIDGVEASFVVNHLSPYLLTELLLPVITGRVVNVTSGAVVAAKKTFNHVEPPGGYYGFHWYGRAKLANLAYTLDLSTRTDAITVLAADPGGAATDMTNGTMSDPNIVSPPLRLLWPLVKRKFARSTAGPAAHAARPSIIAATDPALHGRTGVLIGPNGKPTTPHRAAQQPSVIDAVRRLSERHAPLGPSHPDPDGLSK
- a CDS encoding cadmium resistance transporter, translated to MDLAVIAQAAGMFAVTNVDDLVVLALFFARARSAWQVVAGQYLGFAGILVVAVMGSLGASLLPEHARPWLGLIPLALGLKAAWALWRGGDDEDDPDAAPGVLAVAGVTLANGGDNIGVYVPVFTVTDALWLYVTVFLVLVGVWCLAGWFLASRQVVARALAKWGHLALPVVLIGIGLLVLFSG
- a CDS encoding NACHT domain-containing protein yields the protein MRRTYSYTEAVQILGGKDHPVVAAMDKALGGALLAGSLGLWQVLDLFDAKPDFTRLFSELVTKLSDKRRGLSRYDRTQRLAAAHAVVVMTAFFESLQALELPFRLSPADTEHVHGFAPFEQSLPLPKAGRPYEDNLRRIAELYEHLTADTSSVLLALSHWDQLTETEAGRVLTQLAPLPGRALARYEELFRQLAVDFPEIAFWCSLEDHRGTRAALARLEEVLRETTTDITADTRQTELCAVYRAALDRPLLRSGDIPNGLRVPTLGEAYVDPRFQVLGSSDRPLVPSIADSWADVPERADLDGFLAGHLTSPRACNAPLLVLGDPGSGKSVLTEMLAARLPASDFAVVRIELRDTPVDADLVRQVEHGLHHLLDDQVSWAGFSRRTGGAVPVVILDGLDELMQATGVGQTRYLTTIAEFQERLRAKGRPAIFVVTSRLSVCAGMELPPWSSVVRLLPFSDDQVRQWLDVWNASNPPLPAEVALSYPDLAAQPLLLLMLALFEAVDGSLQRDRASLSQAQLYERLLSRFAEREITKSGASRSAADVRADVEFELDRLSVVALAMFNRGAQWVTEQQVSADLAVLLEVESADRSVGTRTPLSAGELALGRFFFVQKSEAVRGDDTRLATYEFLHATFGEYLVARFAWRTLLELHREDSARSRRKSTVDDTELYSVLSYMTLTTSQPVLGFLRNLSVGSDRDGLFGLVVRLLATRDDRRLSRGTYEPVPTVDSVRDARYAVNLVVLALLLRRRIYASDIGFHVDDWQRAALFWKSRLPRAEWASVVRMLWVDRDPDRHFSVSLSGPKRSTGVVGIGTTEPYLTLDEVGLMIREALAPLISAYGFRVAAALVELSAATVHDWLPALTLLADASPPEDLLVREVSARLGRGGDDRAILAEFSGIPFNQCPEALDAMLRLHEQDSPVLSEDWRIRGSLVVLVREALEAPEQVWPDLLKRATAAAHDLGLQRPPTKPPPAPTDPPR
- a CDS encoding helix-turn-helix transcriptional regulator, whose product is MLETSARLLRLLALLQSRRDWQGSELADELRISPRTVRRDVDRLRELGYPVNATTGSFGGYRLGAGAELPPLLLDDNEAVAVAVALRTTPVTGLEEVSLRALLKLEQVLPSRLRHRVSALDGVESVPRDTPAPAVDPELLTTLAAACRDSDTIRFDYTAHDGTPTRRRAEPHRLVNWGRRWYLVAWDADKQDWRSFRVDRITRPTPPHGPRFTPREFDATTFVASRVTSAAWRYLARVTVHAPAHDVIARISPAIGTVEAVDETSCVLVTGSDSVETLAVWISMLGFDFEVTSPPDLVAHVRTLAARYARAVQD